One stretch of Qingrenia yutianensis DNA includes these proteins:
- a CDS encoding Stp1/IreP family PP2C-type Ser/Thr phosphatase — protein MISAAYSDIGKKRLANEDSYFVSEFTKNIGYIIVADGMGGHRGGAVASKMTVDCIKSCFDKNFEWKNEGDIKNLLKNAIELANKTVYAAAKEDSHLLGMGTTVVLCIVENENLYIANVGDSRLYHITQDKINQVTKDHSVVQELIDLGEISEKEAENHPNKNLITRAVGTNADVETDFYKFKAKSGDMIVICTDGLSNMVGKDEIKSIVTSEIDLKDAVKKLVDRANERGGLDNITVAAVKF, from the coding sequence ATGATAAGCGCAGCATATTCGGACATCGGTAAAAAAAGACTGGCAAATGAGGACAGTTATTTTGTATCCGAGTTTACAAAAAACATCGGGTATATTATTGTTGCCGACGGTATGGGCGGTCACAGAGGCGGTGCGGTTGCAAGCAAAATGACGGTCGACTGCATAAAATCGTGTTTTGACAAGAACTTTGAATGGAAGAACGAGGGCGACATTAAAAATCTTTTGAAAAACGCAATCGAGCTTGCCAACAAAACGGTTTATGCCGCCGCAAAAGAGGACAGTCATCTTCTCGGTATGGGCACAACGGTGGTTTTGTGCATTGTCGAGAACGAAAACCTCTATATTGCAAATGTGGGCGACAGCAGACTGTATCACATTACGCAGGACAAAATCAACCAGGTGACGAAAGACCATTCGGTTGTGCAGGAGCTTATCGACCTCGGTGAAATAAGCGAAAAAGAGGCGGAAAACCACCCGAACAAAAACCTCATCACGCGTGCGGTCGGCACAAATGCTGATGTGGAAACCGATTTTTACAAATTCAAGGCAAAAAGCGGAGATATGATTGTTATTTGCACCGACGGACTTTCAAATATGGTGGGAAAAGACGAGATAAAGAGCATTGTTACGAGTGAAATTGACCTTAAAGATGCGGTTAAAAAGCTTGTAGACAGGGCAAACGAGCGCGGCGGACTTGACAATATCACCGTTGCGGCGGTTAAATTTTGA
- the rlmN gene encoding 23S rRNA (adenine(2503)-C(2))-methyltransferase RlmN, whose product MEKINLKDLTLPELEDFLISNGEQKFRAKQIFKWLSLGVTDFDEMTDISKALRAKLGKISYISTLTIVRKLVSKIDKTTKYLFKLGDGNTVEAVIMYYKHGITICISSQVGCRMGCKFCASTIGGLVRNLSAGEILDEVIFAQKDIGERISNIVMMGIGEPLDNFDNVIKFLKNVNDPLGLNIGYRHISLSTCGIVKNIVELEKADIPITLSISLHAPTNDLRSEIMPVNKAYDVDTLIDACKHYVNATRRRISFEYTLINGVNDSENVARILAKKLKGMLCHVNLIPVNEVDETGFKKSGRPAIEKFTKVLEKNGITTTVRRKLGSDINASCGQLRRADQKTNKDVKSR is encoded by the coding sequence ATGGAAAAAATTAACTTAAAGGATTTAACTTTGCCCGAACTTGAAGATTTTTTGATATCGAACGGCGAGCAGAAATTCCGTGCAAAGCAGATTTTTAAATGGCTGTCGCTCGGCGTGACCGATTTTGACGAAATGACTGACATCTCGAAAGCTCTGCGCGCAAAGCTTGGCAAAATTTCATATATCAGCACGCTTACTATTGTGAGAAAGCTTGTGTCGAAAATCGACAAAACGACAAAATATCTTTTTAAGCTCGGCGACGGCAACACCGTCGAGGCGGTAATTATGTATTACAAGCACGGCATAACAATCTGCATATCGTCGCAGGTGGGGTGCCGAATGGGGTGCAAATTCTGTGCGTCCACAATCGGCGGACTTGTAAGAAATTTATCTGCCGGCGAAATTTTAGACGAGGTTATTTTTGCACAGAAAGACATAGGCGAGCGCATTTCAAACATAGTTATGATGGGAATAGGCGAACCGCTCGACAACTTTGACAACGTTATAAAATTTTTAAAAAACGTAAACGACCCTTTGGGATTAAACATAGGATACAGACATATTTCACTTTCTACTTGCGGAATTGTAAAAAATATAGTAGAATTAGAGAAAGCGGATATTCCGATAACGCTCTCGATTTCGCTTCACGCGCCGACAAACGACCTGCGAAGCGAGATTATGCCGGTAAATAAGGCATATGACGTTGACACGCTTATAGACGCGTGCAAACATTATGTTAACGCAACAAGGCGCAGAATAAGCTTTGAATACACGCTTATAAACGGCGTTAACGACTCGGAAAACGTTGCAAGGATTCTGGCAAAAAAGCTGAAAGGTATGCTTTGCCACGTTAACTTAATTCCCGTAAACGAGGTTGACGAAACGGGATTTAAGAAAAGCGGACGTCCGGCGATAGAAAAATTTACGAAAGTTTTGGAGAAAAACGGAATAACAACCACGGTTCGGAGAAAACTCGGCAGCGACATAAACGCGTCGTGCGGACAGCTCCGCCGTGCGGACCAAAAAACAAATAAAGATGTAAAAAGCAGGTGA
- the rsmB gene encoding 16S rRNA (cytosine(967)-C(5))-methyltransferase RsmB has protein sequence MQNARSTALKALYNIEKSGAYINIELKKCLDSAEISDADKRLATEICHGTVKYKINLDFYIKNASSIKINKISPYVKIILRMGVYQIKYMDKIPVSAAVNESVKLAKRYGGARSGGFVNAVLKKIANSEIEYPKDKAEFLSVKYSYPLELCEKFISDFGFDFAKDIMEKSLERPKIYIRVNTLKISVDEFLKILDGEGVEYEKSTLCADAVRVSKLGFLLKSKYFPDGLFYVQDLSSMLACKILAPKKGASVLDICAAPGGKSTYIAQLMQNDGEIYSSDIYEHKIKLISENAKRLGIDIIKPCISDATAENKAYFDKFDFVLADLPCSGLGIVNKKPEIKYSVTQNDISNLADMGLEILNNCAKYVKKGGTLVFSLCTFTKDEGEENVKKFLLQNKNFALKKIVLDIENDGFITFYPHIYGTDGFFTAKFIRID, from the coding sequence ATGCAAAACGCACGTTCAACCGCATTAAAGGCGCTTTATAACATCGAGAAATCGGGCGCCTACATAAACATTGAATTAAAAAAATGCCTTGACAGCGCCGAAATTTCGGACGCGGACAAACGTCTTGCTACCGAAATATGCCACGGCACTGTAAAATATAAAATCAACCTTGATTTTTATATAAAGAACGCGTCAAGCATTAAGATAAACAAAATTTCGCCGTATGTGAAGATTATTTTGCGTATGGGCGTTTACCAGATTAAATATATGGACAAAATCCCCGTTTCCGCCGCGGTTAACGAAAGCGTCAAGCTTGCAAAGCGTTACGGCGGTGCACGGAGCGGGGGGTTTGTCAACGCGGTGCTCAAAAAAATTGCAAATTCCGAAATTGAATATCCGAAGGATAAAGCGGAATTTTTGAGCGTTAAATATTCCTATCCGCTTGAACTTTGCGAAAAATTTATTTCGGATTTCGGTTTTGATTTTGCAAAAGACATTATGGAAAAAAGCCTTGAAAGACCGAAAATTTATATCCGCGTAAACACCCTGAAAATTTCGGTTGATGAATTTTTAAAAATTCTTGACGGCGAGGGTGTAGAATATGAAAAAAGCACGCTCTGCGCCGACGCGGTGAGGGTTTCAAAGCTCGGATTTTTATTGAAAAGCAAATATTTTCCCGACGGCTTGTTTTACGTTCAGGATTTGTCAAGTATGCTTGCGTGTAAAATTCTTGCACCGAAAAAAGGCGCGTCCGTTTTGGACATTTGCGCCGCGCCGGGCGGAAAATCGACGTATATTGCACAGCTTATGCAAAACGACGGCGAAATTTATTCGTCCGACATATACGAGCATAAAATAAAGCTTATTTCGGAAAACGCGAAACGGCTCGGAATTGACATAATTAAGCCGTGCATAAGCGATGCTACGGCGGAGAATAAGGCGTATTTTGACAAATTTGATTTTGTTCTTGCCGACCTGCCGTGTTCGGGACTCGGAATTGTGAACAAAAAGCCCGAGATTAAATATTCGGTTACGCAAAACGATATTTCAAATCTCGCGGATATGGGACTTGAAATTTTAAACAATTGCGCAAAATACGTGAAAAAAGGCGGTACATTGGTATTTTCGCTCTGCACGTTCACAAAGGACGAGGGCGAAGAAAACGTGAAAAAATTTCTTTTGCAAAACAAAAACTTTGCGCTTAAAAAAATTGTCCTTGATATTGAAAACGACGGATTTATCACGTTTTATCCTCATATTTACGGTACTGACGGATTTTTTACGGCAAAATTTATAAGGATTGATTAA
- a CDS encoding zinc metallopeptidase produces MDIYYLVFILPAMIIALWAQIKVKSTFSRYSEVYSAGGVTAYDAARRILDANGLTNVKIEHISGSLTDHYDPKDRVIRLSDSVYGSMSVASIGVAAHEAGHAIQHAKSYMPLSLRNTVYPVVNLSSQAAVPLIFLGFILNSLNLVYVGIILFSAVVLFQLITLPVEFNASGRALKILGEYGILSQNELGGAKKVLSAAAMTYVASALVAAAQLLRFVLMARRRK; encoded by the coding sequence ATGGACATTTACTATCTTGTTTTTATTCTTCCTGCAATGATTATTGCTTTGTGGGCGCAGATTAAGGTGAAATCCACCTTTTCGCGGTACTCGGAGGTATATTCTGCCGGCGGTGTCACGGCATACGACGCGGCGCGCAGAATACTTGACGCAAACGGACTTACAAATGTGAAAATAGAGCATATATCCGGCTCGCTAACCGACCATTACGACCCGAAAGACAGAGTTATACGCCTGTCAGACTCGGTTTACGGCAGTATGAGCGTTGCGTCAATCGGCGTTGCGGCGCACGAGGCGGGCCACGCAATTCAGCACGCAAAAAGCTATATGCCGTTGTCTTTGCGAAACACTGTTTACCCCGTTGTAAACCTTTCGTCGCAGGCGGCGGTTCCGCTGATATTTTTGGGATTTATATTAAATTCGCTGAACCTTGTGTATGTCGGAATTATACTTTTTTCGGCAGTTGTGCTTTTTCAGCTTATCACACTGCCGGTTGAGTTTAATGCGAGCGGACGCGCACTGAAGATACTCGGCGAATACGGCATTTTGTCGCAAAACGAGCTTGGCGGTGCGAAAAAAGTTTTATCCGCCGCGGCTATGACATACGTTGCCTCTGCACTTGTTGCGGCGGCACAGCTTTTGCGGTTTGTGCTTATGGCAAGGAGAAGAAAATAA
- the fmt gene encoding methionyl-tRNA formyltransferase produces the protein MFMGTPDFAAASLDALVSGGYDVASVVTQPDKKKGRGHKMSHTPVYEYAKAHEIEIFQPENLKKENFEEILNLQNPDIIVVAAYGKILPEYVLNYPKYGCINVHASLLPKYRGAAPIQRCIIDGEKKTGVTIMYMEKGLDTGDMLISDEVEITDDDNFETLHDKLAEVGKNVLLKALKMLENGTAKREKQDDSKTCYAHMIDKQTAKIDFSKSVRDVFNLTRGLYPYPKAQTVYDGKMMKICVSKPTDEKSGGVFGEIMRVERNSFFVSCADCLLEVLKIQTEGKREMTVADYLKGNTIEKGKILGV, from the coding sequence ATGTTTATGGGAACACCCGATTTTGCCGCCGCGTCGCTTGACGCGCTTGTGTCCGGCGGTTATGACGTGGCATCGGTTGTTACACAGCCCGATAAGAAAAAGGGCAGAGGACACAAAATGTCGCACACGCCGGTGTATGAATACGCAAAGGCGCACGAAATCGAGATTTTTCAGCCCGAAAACCTTAAAAAAGAGAATTTTGAAGAAATTTTAAATTTGCAGAATCCCGATATTATCGTGGTTGCGGCATACGGAAAAATTCTTCCCGAATACGTTTTAAACTATCCGAAATACGGCTGTATCAACGTGCACGCGTCACTTTTGCCGAAATACCGCGGTGCCGCGCCCATTCAAAGGTGCATTATCGACGGTGAAAAAAAGACGGGCGTTACAATTATGTATATGGAAAAAGGGCTTGACACGGGCGATATGCTTATATCGGACGAGGTTGAAATTACCGATGACGACAATTTTGAAACGCTTCATGACAAGCTTGCCGAGGTCGGCAAAAACGTGCTTTTAAAAGCGCTCAAAATGCTGGAAAACGGCACTGCAAAGCGCGAAAAACAGGACGATTCAAAAACGTGCTATGCGCATATGATTGACAAGCAAACCGCTAAAATCGACTTTTCAAAGTCGGTGCGCGATGTGTTTAACTTAACGCGCGGACTGTATCCGTATCCCAAAGCGCAGACGGTTTACGACGGCAAAATGATGAAAATATGCGTATCAAAGCCGACGGACGAAAAATCCGGCGGAGTTTTCGGCGAAATTATGCGCGTTGAGAGAAATTCGTTTTTCGTTTCGTGTGCGGACTGCCTTTTGGAGGTTCTGAAAATCCAGACCGAGGGCAAAAGGGAAATGACGGTTGCTGATTATCTTAAAGGAAATACCATAGAAAAAGGAAAAATCCTGGGAGTGTGA
- the def gene encoding peptide deformylase has translation MAIRNIRKLGDELLRKKSRKVEEIDDRIITLLDDMADTLKEANGVGLAAPQVGVLKRVVIIDVGNGVIELINPEFVSVSGKKTSVEGCLSVPDRWGEVERPAKVVVRALNRKGEEFEITGEELLATALCHELDHLDGIIFVDKATRFIEPEDLADEDDE, from the coding sequence ATGGCAATCAGAAATATAAGAAAACTCGGCGATGAGCTTTTGCGCAAAAAAAGCCGAAAAGTTGAGGAAATAGACGACAGAATTATCACGCTTTTGGACGATATGGCAGACACTCTCAAAGAGGCGAACGGCGTAGGTCTTGCCGCACCGCAGGTGGGCGTTTTGAAAAGAGTTGTTATAATCGATGTCGGAAACGGCGTGATTGAACTTATAAACCCCGAATTTGTGAGCGTGAGCGGTAAAAAAACGTCGGTTGAGGGTTGTTTGAGCGTTCCCGACCGCTGGGGCGAGGTAGAGCGCCCGGCAAAGGTTGTCGTACGCGCGTTAAACCGCAAAGGAGAAGAATTTGAAATCACGGGCGAGGAGCTTTTGGCAACTGCGCTTTGCCACGAGCTTGACCATCTTGACGGTATAATTTTTGTTGACAAAGCGACAAGATTTATCGAGCCCGAGGACCTTGCAGACGAAGATGATGAATAA
- the priA gene encoding primosomal protein N': MICEVVINNISRHTDNIYHYLAPENLNVSVGQRVVVPFGRGNKPLEGYVLGICEESEYKNLKEILSLADGYVYFNEKTASLIKFLHHRFFSPYCDIIKAVLPRGVSLKMVTVVHLSDNGEDYIKSKIKNSLIKERIVETLKENGGFCELDELCKNVGRKNITQTLKSLVCDNIVYTELKKEEGQKDKYIKVASLAIEREEAYRMCEILEKRAKAQARVVEVLCENESVSLSELLDICETSKSVVDVLEQKGIVTVFEIPRPFDEEISEIDDKKVELTDEQKSAVETVGKSIDNGENKTFLIHGVTGSGKTEIYLNLIERCMNLGKQSLFLVPEISLTPQMVAQVKGRFGSRVAVIHSMLTVRKRYEEWKRINEGEVSVVVGARSAVFSPLAKLGLIIIDEEHEGTYKSESSPRYHTTEVARFRAKSEGAVLILASATPSFESYWRAENGKYTLIELKNRVNNRDLPKVTTIDMRKELENGNFSIFSERLKTEIANNLKSKQQTILFLNKRGYSSFVSCRKCGYVPKCPNCDISLTYHKNGGFMVCHYCDYKTEKLDVCPNCQSEQIRFFGLGTQKVTDEIAKLFPSATYLRMDADTTSKRFSHEEILNKFRDEKTDILVGTQMITKGLDFENVTLVGVIAADLSLYQDDFRAGEKTFSLLTQVVGRAGRGEKEGRAVVQTYYPENEIFSYASNQDYVSFYKNEIALRRQMLYPPFCEMINFTASSDSEKTAFDALLNFRNALLDEIKEKNIKADVFGVQSAPMHRINNKFRSRFIMKMNYNREIYERIHTLLKNFYKDNVSIIVDVNPVNMY, encoded by the coding sequence ATGATATGTGAGGTTGTAATAAACAATATTTCGCGGCATACAGATAATATATATCATTACCTTGCGCCCGAAAATTTGAACGTTTCAGTCGGTCAGCGCGTTGTTGTGCCGTTCGGACGCGGAAACAAACCGCTTGAAGGCTATGTTTTGGGTATCTGCGAAGAAAGCGAATATAAAAATTTGAAAGAAATTTTATCGCTTGCGGACGGTTACGTTTATTTTAACGAAAAAACCGCGTCACTGATAAAGTTTTTGCATCACAGATTCTTTTCGCCGTACTGCGACATTATAAAAGCGGTTTTACCGCGCGGTGTGTCGCTTAAAATGGTCACGGTTGTTCATCTTTCGGACAATGGCGAAGATTATATCAAAAGCAAGATTAAAAATTCGCTTATAAAAGAGCGGATTGTTGAAACGCTGAAAGAAAACGGCGGTTTTTGCGAACTTGACGAGCTTTGCAAAAACGTCGGACGAAAGAACATAACGCAGACGCTAAAATCGCTTGTGTGCGATAATATCGTTTATACCGAACTGAAAAAAGAAGAAGGACAAAAGGACAAATATATCAAGGTTGCGTCGCTTGCAATCGAGCGCGAAGAGGCATACAGAATGTGTGAAATCCTCGAAAAACGCGCAAAAGCACAGGCGCGCGTAGTTGAAGTTTTATGCGAGAATGAGTCGGTTTCGTTGTCCGAACTATTGGATATATGCGAGACGTCAAAAAGCGTTGTTGACGTGTTGGAACAAAAAGGAATTGTGACGGTTTTTGAAATTCCGCGCCCGTTTGACGAAGAAATTTCAGAGATTGACGATAAAAAAGTTGAACTTACCGACGAGCAGAAGTCGGCGGTTGAAACGGTTGGAAAAAGCATTGACAACGGCGAAAACAAAACGTTTTTGATACACGGAGTGACGGGGAGCGGTAAAACCGAAATTTACTTAAATCTGATTGAAAGATGTATGAATTTGGGAAAACAGTCGCTGTTTCTCGTGCCCGAAATTTCGCTCACGCCTCAAATGGTGGCGCAGGTGAAAGGTCGGTTCGGCTCGCGCGTTGCGGTAATTCACAGTATGCTCACCGTGCGTAAACGGTACGAAGAATGGAAACGCATTAACGAGGGCGAGGTGTCGGTGGTTGTCGGCGCGCGCTCGGCGGTGTTTTCTCCGCTTGCAAAACTCGGTCTTATCATAATTGACGAGGAACACGAAGGAACTTACAAGTCGGAAAGCAGTCCGCGCTACCACACAACCGAGGTTGCACGCTTCCGCGCAAAAAGCGAGGGTGCGGTGCTGATTTTAGCGTCCGCAACGCCGTCGTTTGAAAGTTACTGGCGCGCGGAAAACGGAAAATACACGCTCATTGAACTTAAAAACAGAGTTAACAACCGCGATTTGCCGAAAGTTACAACCATTGATATGCGAAAAGAACTTGAAAACGGCAATTTTTCAATATTTTCGGAACGGCTCAAAACCGAAATCGCGAATAATTTAAAAAGCAAACAGCAAACAATTTTATTTTTGAATAAAAGAGGATATTCGTCCTTTGTGTCGTGCAGAAAATGCGGATATGTTCCAAAATGCCCGAACTGCGATATTTCGCTTACTTATCACAAAAACGGCGGTTTTATGGTGTGCCACTACTGCGACTACAAAACCGAAAAGCTTGACGTTTGCCCGAACTGTCAAAGTGAGCAGATAAGGTTTTTCGGGCTCGGCACGCAAAAGGTGACAGACGAAATTGCAAAGCTTTTCCCGTCGGCAACATATCTCCGTATGGACGCGGACACGACGTCGAAACGGTTTTCGCACGAGGAAATTTTAAATAAATTCCGTGACGAAAAAACAGATATTCTCGTCGGCACGCAGATGATAACAAAAGGTCTGGATTTTGAAAACGTTACGCTTGTCGGCGTTATTGCCGCTGATTTAAGTCTTTATCAAGACGATTTCCGCGCGGGCGAAAAAACGTTTTCACTTCTCACACAGGTTGTGGGCAGAGCCGGCAGGGGCGAAAAAGAGGGTAGAGCGGTGGTGCAGACATATTATCCCGAAAACGAAATTTTTTCTTATGCGTCCAACCAGGATTACGTAAGCTTTTATAAAAACGAAATCGCGCTCCGCAGACAGATGCTCTATCCGCCGTTTTGCGAAATGATAAATTTCACCGCGTCGTCGGACAGTGAAAAAACGGCGTTTGACGCGCTTTTAAACTTTAGAAATGCGCTTCTTGACGAAATAAAAGAGAAAAATATCAAAGCTGATGTTTTCGGCGTTCAAAGCGCGCCGATGCACAGAATTAACAATAAATTCCGTTCCAGATTTATTATGAAAATGAATTATAATCGGGAAATTTACGAACGCATACATACACTGCTTAAAAATTTTTACAAGGACAATGTAAGCATTATTGTGGACGTAAACCCTGTTAATATGTATTAA
- the coaBC gene encoding bifunctional phosphopantothenoylcysteine decarboxylase/phosphopantothenate--cysteine ligase CoaBC, producing MGKTVVMGICGGIAAYKAVYAASAMMKKGIDVHVVMTKSATEFVTPLTFQTITKNKVITDMFSLSENVTTEHISLAKAADAFLICPATANVIGKIASGIADDFLTTTVMATKAKVVFAPAMNTNMYENPIVTANINKLKHLKYEFVEPADGILACGDSGRGRLAEIEDILDKIDEVLCDKKDFEGKKVLITAGATQEAIDPVRYITNHSTGKMGYALAKIAKMRGANVTLVSGKTNLRPFSGVDVVNVTSAEDMYNAVMEKYPDTDIVIKAAAVADFTPEKCESEKIKKTDSEYALPLKKTEDILKKLGALKVNQILVGFCMETSNLIENAREKLANKNLDFIAANSLNCEGAGFGADTNVVTLISKDGGIEPLEKMSKDDVANVILDRIAEKF from the coding sequence GATGACAAAATCGGCAACGGAATTTGTCACACCGCTCACCTTTCAGACAATTACGAAAAACAAGGTTATAACCGATATGTTTTCGCTTTCCGAAAACGTTACAACCGAGCATATTTCGCTTGCAAAGGCGGCGGATGCGTTTTTGATATGCCCCGCAACCGCAAATGTTATCGGCAAAATTGCGTCGGGCATTGCGGATGATTTTCTCACAACCACCGTTATGGCGACAAAAGCGAAGGTGGTTTTTGCGCCGGCAATGAACACGAATATGTATGAAAATCCCATTGTTACGGCAAATATCAATAAGCTTAAGCATTTGAAATACGAGTTTGTCGAGCCTGCCGACGGCATTTTGGCGTGCGGTGATTCGGGCAGGGGCAGACTTGCCGAAATTGAGGATATCTTAGACAAAATCGACGAGGTTTTGTGTGATAAAAAAGATTTCGAGGGCAAAAAAGTACTTATCACGGCAGGTGCAACGCAGGAGGCGATTGACCCGGTGAGGTACATCACAAACCATTCTACCGGCAAAATGGGCTACGCGCTTGCAAAGATTGCAAAAATGCGCGGTGCAAACGTTACTCTTGTGTCGGGCAAAACCAATTTGCGCCCGTTTTCGGGTGTTGACGTTGTAAACGTCACGAGCGCGGAGGATATGTATAACGCGGTTATGGAGAAATATCCCGATACCGACATTGTGATAAAGGCGGCGGCGGTTGCCGACTTTACGCCCGAAAAATGCGAGAGCGAAAAAATTAAAAAAACAGACAGCGAATATGCTTTGCCTCTTAAAAAGACAGAGGATATTTTAAAGAAACTCGGTGCACTTAAGGTTAATCAAATTCTTGTGGGTTTTTGTATGGAAACGAGCAATCTTATTGAAAACGCGCGCGAAAAGCTTGCGAACAAAAACCTTGATTTTATCGCGGCGAACAGTTTAAACTGCGAGGGCGCGGGGTTCGGCGCCGATACAAACGTTGTTACGCTCATATCAAAGGACGGCGGAATTGAACCGCTCGAAAAAATGAGCAAAGATGACGTTGCAAATGTTATTCTTGACAGAATAGCCGAAAAATTTTAA